GCGGCAGCGAAGCGCAAACCGCGATTGGCGGGCTGTTGTCCGAGGGCAAGACTATCAGCGGCACCCTGCGCGAGCATGAGCTGGACTTCCTGTTTGGCGCCGAACAGCGCAAGCAGATCGGCTCCACCGCCGTGGTCGCCCTCAGCCATCAAGGCTTGCATGGCGTACTGGCCATCGCCAGCCGCGATCCTGCGCACTACAAAAGCTCGGTGGGCACACTGTTTCTGACTTACATAGCCGAAGTGCTGGGCCGCGTCCTGCCACGCTTCACCACCGCCCTGCGCGCGGTGCGCTAACCATGGAACGACAACTGGACGCTTACTGCGCGCATCTGCGCAATGAGCGCCAAGTGTCGCCCCATACGCTGGAAGCTTACCGCCGGGACTTGAACAAGGTTCTGGCGTACTGCGAAAAACAACAGGTCACCAGTTGGAAAGCCCTGGATATCCAAAGCCTGCGCAGCCTGATCGCGCGCCTGCATCAGCAAGGTCAGTCTTCCCGTAGTCTGTCGCGCCTGCTGTCGGCAGTACGTGGGCTTTATCACTACCTCAACCGCGAAGGCCTGTGCGACCACGACCCGGCCAACGGCCTGTCTCCGCCCAAGGGCGAGCGACGCCTGCCCAAGACCCTGGACACCGACCGCACCCTGCAATTGCTCGATGGCGCCGTGGAGGATGACTTCCTCGCCCACCGCGACCAGGCGATCCTTGAGCTGTTCTATTCCTCGGGCCTGCGCCTGTCGGAGCTTACCGGCCTGAACATC
This region of Pseudomonas asgharzadehiana genomic DNA includes:
- the xerC gene encoding tyrosine recombinase XerC, whose product is MERQLDAYCAHLRNERQVSPHTLEAYRRDLNKVLAYCEKQQVTSWKALDIQSLRSLIARLHQQGQSSRSLSRLLSAVRGLYHYLNREGLCDHDPANGLSPPKGERRLPKTLDTDRTLQLLDGAVEDDFLAHRDQAILELFYSSGLRLSELTGLNIDQLDLADGLVQVLGKGSKTRVLPVGRKAREALQLWLPLRALANPKDDAVFISQQGRRLGPRAIQVRVKAAGERELGQNLHPHMLRHSFASHMLESSQDLRAVQELLGHSDIKTTQIYTHLDFQHLATVYDSAHPRAKRIKGGDS